One genomic window of Cyanobium sp. ATX 6F1 includes the following:
- the groL gene encoding chaperonin GroEL (60 kDa chaperone family; promotes refolding of misfolded polypeptides especially under stressful conditions; forms two stacked rings of heptamers to form a barrel-shaped 14mer; ends can be capped by GroES; misfolded proteins enter the barrel where they are refolded when GroES binds) yields the protein MAKRIIYNEQARRALERGIDILAEAVAVTLGPKGRNVVLEKKFGAPQIINDGVTIAKEIELEDHIENTGVALIRQAASKTNDAAGDGTTTATVLAHAMVKAGLRNVAAGANAITLKKGIDKAADFLVKKIEEHAKPISDSNAIAQVGTISAGNDEEVGRMIADAMDKVGKEGVISLEEGKSMTTELEVTEGMRFDKGYISPYFATDTERMEAVLDEPYILLTDKKIGLVQDLVPVLEQIARTGKPLLIIAEDIEKEALATLVVNRLRGVLNVAAVKAPGFGDRRKAMLEDIAVLTNGQLITEDAGLKLENTKLEMLGTARRITINKDTTTIVAEGNEAAVKARCEQIRKQMDETDSSYDKEKLQERLAKLSGGVAVVKVGAATETEMKDKKLRLEDAINATKAAVEEGIVPGGGTTLAHLAPALEEWAAANLTGEELIGATIVASALTAPLMRIAQNAGVNGAVVAEHVKGMPFNEGYNAATGEYVDMLAAGIVDPAKVTRSGLQNAASIAGMVLTTECIVADMPEKKEAAPAGGGGMGGDFDY from the coding sequence ATGGCCAAACGCATTATCTATAACGAGCAAGCCCGCCGGGCCCTCGAACGCGGCATCGACATCCTGGCCGAAGCCGTCGCCGTCACCCTCGGTCCCAAGGGCCGCAACGTGGTGCTCGAGAAGAAATTCGGCGCCCCCCAGATCATCAATGACGGCGTCACGATCGCCAAGGAGATCGAACTCGAAGATCACATCGAGAACACCGGCGTGGCCCTGATCCGTCAGGCCGCCTCCAAGACCAACGACGCCGCCGGTGATGGCACCACCACCGCCACCGTCCTGGCCCATGCCATGGTCAAGGCCGGTCTGCGCAACGTGGCCGCCGGCGCCAACGCCATCACCCTCAAGAAGGGCATCGACAAGGCCGCCGATTTCCTCGTCAAGAAGATCGAGGAGCACGCCAAGCCGATCTCCGATTCCAACGCCATTGCCCAGGTGGGCACCATCTCCGCCGGTAACGACGAAGAAGTGGGCCGGATGATTGCCGACGCCATGGACAAAGTCGGCAAGGAAGGCGTGATCTCCCTGGAGGAAGGGAAGTCGATGACCACCGAGCTGGAGGTCACCGAAGGCATGCGCTTCGACAAGGGCTACATCTCGCCCTATTTCGCCACCGACACCGAGCGCATGGAAGCGGTGCTCGATGAGCCCTACATCCTGCTCACCGACAAGAAGATCGGCCTGGTGCAGGATCTGGTGCCCGTGCTCGAGCAGATCGCCCGCACCGGCAAGCCCCTGCTGATCATCGCCGAGGACATCGAGAAGGAAGCCCTCGCCACCCTGGTGGTGAACCGTCTGCGTGGCGTGCTCAACGTGGCCGCCGTCAAGGCTCCTGGCTTCGGTGACCGCCGCAAGGCCATGCTCGAGGACATCGCCGTTCTCACCAACGGTCAGCTGATCACCGAGGACGCCGGCCTCAAGCTCGAGAACACCAAGCTGGAGATGCTGGGCACCGCCCGCCGCATCACCATCAACAAGGACACCACCACGATCGTCGCCGAAGGCAACGAGGCGGCGGTGAAGGCCCGCTGCGAGCAGATCCGCAAGCAGATGGACGAAACCGACTCCTCCTACGACAAGGAGAAGCTGCAGGAGCGTCTGGCCAAGCTGAGCGGCGGTGTGGCCGTGGTCAAGGTGGGCGCCGCCACCGAAACCGAGATGAAGGACAAGAAGCTGCGTCTGGAAGATGCCATCAACGCCACCAAGGCGGCCGTTGAAGAAGGCATCGTTCCTGGCGGTGGCACCACCCTGGCCCACCTGGCCCCGGCTCTGGAAGAGTGGGCGGCTGCCAACCTCACCGGCGAGGAGCTGATCGGCGCCACCATCGTGGCTTCCGCTCTCACCGCTCCGCTGATGCGGATCGCCCAGAACGCCGGCGTCAACGGCGCCGTCGTGGCTGAGCATGTGAAGGGCATGCCCTTCAACGAGGGCTACAACGCCGCCACCGGCGAGTACGTCGACATGCTGGCTGCCGGCATCGTGGACCCCGCCAAGGTGACCCGCTCCGGTCTGCAGAATGCCGCCTCGATCGCCGGCATGGTGCTCACCACCGAGTGCATCGTGGCTGACATGCCCGAGAAGAAGGAAGCGGCTCCCGCCGGCGGCGGCGGCATGGGCGGCGACTTCGACTACTGA
- the msrB gene encoding peptide-methionine (R)-S-oxide reductase MsrB, with product MPRRHLLASFAALLSPLLGARKADAATTAGEAAWQLSEAEWRRRLSPAAFEVLRREGTERPFSSPLNQEKRAGTFSCAGCQLPLFSSKAKFDSGTGWPSFWQPLPTAIATRTDFKLLFPRTEYHCRRCGGHQGHVFADGPRPTGKRYCNNGVALTFKAD from the coding sequence ATGCCAAGGCGCCACCTGCTGGCCAGCTTCGCCGCCTTGCTCTCTCCTCTCCTGGGGGCTCGCAAAGCTGATGCGGCAACGACAGCGGGGGAAGCCGCCTGGCAACTGAGCGAGGCCGAGTGGCGGCGCCGGCTCAGCCCAGCCGCCTTCGAGGTGCTGCGCCGTGAGGGCACCGAACGGCCCTTCAGCAGCCCCCTGAACCAGGAGAAGCGCGCAGGCACGTTCAGCTGCGCCGGCTGCCAGCTGCCCCTGTTCAGCTCAAAGGCCAAATTCGACAGCGGCACCGGCTGGCCCAGCTTCTGGCAACCGCTGCCCACCGCCATCGCCACGCGCACCGACTTCAAACTCCTCTTCCCCCGCACCGAATACCACTGCCGGCGCTGTGGCGGCCATCAGGGCCACGTCTTCGCGGACGGCCCACGGCCCACCGGCAAGCGCTACTGCAACAACGGGGTGGCCCTCACGTTCAAAGCCGATTAA
- the secG gene encoding preprotein translocase subunit SecG encodes MLKTVITWIWSASGVLLIISVLLHSPKGDGMGGLASSGGSMFSSARSAETTLNRITWSLLATFLGLAVAISAGWFR; translated from the coding sequence ATGCTTAAAACCGTCATCACCTGGATCTGGTCCGCCAGTGGTGTGCTGCTGATCATCAGCGTGTTGCTGCACAGCCCCAAGGGCGATGGCATGGGTGGTCTGGCCAGCAGTGGTGGCTCCATGTTCAGCAGCGCCCGCAGCGCTGAAACCACCCTCAACCGCATCACCTGGTCGCTGCTGGCCACCTTCCTTGGTCTGGCGGTCGCGATCAGCGCCGGCTGGTTCCGTTGA
- the gpmI gene encoding 2,3-bisphosphoglycerate-independent phosphoglycerate mutase, producing the protein MAPVVLAILDGWGYSHESAHNAIRSAETPVMDALWHAYPHTLIQASGADVGLPDDQMGNSEVGHLTIGSGRIIRQELVRISQEVSSGSIDHNHALNALAERLRASGRTLHLLGLCSDGGVHSHIDHLGGLLRWAAGADLHKVCIHVITDGRDTATLSAPQFIQRIEEQIEASGVGAITTLCGRYWAMDRDNRWERTEKAYRLYTEPGELMGLGAQAAIEASYAAGITDEFLEPVRLAPGAFADGDGVVCFNFRPDRVRQLMRALVFSDFNHFVRERHPTLDVVTFTQYALDLPVAVAFPPESLDGLLGQVVSEHGLRQLRTAETEKYPHVTYFLNGGIEKPFPGEDRHLVPSPRVATYDLAPAMAAEQLTDDCIKAINKGIYALVVINYANPDMVGHTGLMAPTLEAIATVDHCVGRLMEATNRAGGTLLITADHGNAEVMETPDGRPWTAHTTNPVPVILVEGEKRKLPGHGNDLRLREGAGLADIAPTLLEILGLPQPANMTGHSLIEPLGAIHRSELLAQTLPV; encoded by the coding sequence ATGGCCCCTGTGGTGCTGGCGATCCTGGATGGCTGGGGCTACAGCCACGAGAGCGCCCACAACGCCATCCGATCGGCGGAAACTCCGGTCATGGATGCCCTCTGGCATGCCTACCCCCACACCCTGATCCAGGCCAGCGGCGCCGATGTGGGCCTCCCTGACGATCAGATGGGCAACTCGGAAGTGGGCCACCTGACCATCGGCTCCGGCCGCATCATCCGCCAGGAGTTGGTGCGGATCAGCCAGGAGGTGAGTTCCGGCAGCATCGACCACAACCACGCCCTCAACGCCCTGGCCGAGCGCCTGCGCGCCAGCGGCCGCACCCTGCACCTGTTGGGTCTCTGCTCCGACGGCGGCGTCCACAGCCATATCGACCACCTGGGCGGCCTGCTGCGCTGGGCGGCTGGGGCCGATCTGCACAAGGTGTGCATCCACGTGATCACCGACGGCCGCGACACCGCCACCTTGAGCGCCCCCCAGTTCATCCAGCGCATCGAAGAGCAGATCGAAGCCAGTGGCGTGGGCGCCATCACCACCCTCTGCGGCCGCTACTGGGCCATGGACCGGGACAACCGCTGGGAGCGCACCGAAAAGGCCTACCGCCTCTACACCGAACCCGGTGAGCTCATGGGTCTTGGGGCCCAGGCGGCCATCGAAGCGTCCTATGCCGCCGGCATCACCGATGAATTCCTCGAGCCGGTGCGGCTCGCCCCAGGGGCCTTCGCCGATGGCGATGGTGTGGTGTGTTTCAACTTCCGCCCCGACCGGGTGCGTCAGTTGATGCGAGCGCTGGTGTTCAGCGACTTCAACCACTTCGTCCGTGAGCGGCACCCAACGCTCGATGTGGTCACCTTCACCCAATACGCCCTCGATCTGCCGGTGGCCGTGGCCTTTCCCCCCGAATCCCTCGATGGGCTGCTGGGTCAGGTGGTCTCCGAACACGGCCTGCGGCAGTTGCGCACGGCGGAGACCGAGAAATACCCCCACGTCACCTACTTCCTCAACGGCGGCATCGAAAAACCATTCCCCGGAGAAGATCGCCATCTGGTGCCCTCCCCACGGGTCGCCACCTACGACCTGGCCCCCGCCATGGCGGCCGAGCAACTCACCGACGACTGCATCAAGGCCATCAACAAGGGGATCTATGCCCTGGTGGTGATCAACTACGCCAACCCCGACATGGTGGGCCATACCGGCCTGATGGCCCCCACCCTCGAGGCGATCGCCACGGTTGATCACTGCGTGGGGCGGTTGATGGAGGCCACCAACCGGGCCGGCGGCACCCTGCTGATCACCGCTGACCACGGCAATGCCGAAGTGATGGAGACCCCCGATGGCCGCCCCTGGACAGCCCACACCACCAACCCGGTGCCGGTGATCCTGGTGGAGGGCGAAAAGCGCAAGCTGCCCGGCCACGGCAACGATCTTCGCCTGCGCGAGGGAGCTGGGCTGGCGGACATCGCCCCCACCCTGCTGGAGATCCTGGGCCTGCCCCAGCCCGCCAACATGACCGGTCATTCCCTGATCGAACCGCTGGGGGCCATCCATCGGAGCGAGCTCCTCGCCCAGACCCTGCCGGTCTGA
- the pyrR gene encoding bifunctional pyr operon transcriptional regulator/uracil phosphoribosyltransferase PyrR: MARSSSSPATSPASGTPFQRLELLSAADLRRTLKRLASQVLEGVADSRQLLLLGIPTRGVALAQELAAELELICGHPIDQGSLDPTFHRDDLGRIGTRLVEATSLPGGLDGRQVVLVDDVIFTGRTVRAALEALQEWGRPQRVFLLVMVDRGHRELPIQPDFCGRVVPTSRQESIALCLEAIDGEEGVFLLKP, translated from the coding sequence ATGGCACGGTCCTCCTCCAGCCCCGCCACCAGCCCCGCCTCTGGCACCCCGTTTCAGCGCTTGGAGCTGCTTTCGGCCGCCGATCTGCGGCGCACGCTCAAACGGCTGGCCTCCCAGGTGTTGGAGGGCGTGGCCGACAGCCGGCAGCTGCTGTTGCTGGGCATCCCCACCCGAGGCGTGGCCCTGGCCCAGGAGCTGGCGGCGGAGCTTGAGCTGATCTGTGGCCACCCGATCGACCAGGGCAGTCTCGATCCCACCTTCCATCGCGACGATCTCGGGCGCATCGGAACCCGACTGGTGGAGGCCACCTCCCTGCCGGGTGGTCTCGATGGGCGCCAGGTGGTGCTGGTCGATGACGTGATCTTCACAGGGCGCACGGTGAGGGCGGCCCTGGAGGCCCTGCAGGAATGGGGCCGACCCCAGCGGGTGTTTCTGCTGGTGATGGTGGACCGGGGTCACCGCGAATTGCCGATCCAGCCCGACTTCTGCGGTCGTGTGGTGCCCACCAGCCGCCAGGAAAGCATTGCCCTGTGCCTGGAGGCCATCGACGGCGAAGAGGGCGTGTTCCTGCTCAAGCCCTGA
- a CDS encoding ferredoxin-thioredoxin reductase variable chain — MQPGDQVKVSTEVVVYTHPEHRGEPFDLQGQVGQVHQVLSDWKGRPISPTLPVIVAFGKFRAHFRDDELTPLA; from the coding sequence ATGCAACCGGGAGATCAGGTCAAGGTCAGCACCGAGGTGGTGGTGTACACCCACCCCGAACACCGCGGCGAACCATTCGATCTCCAGGGCCAGGTGGGGCAGGTGCACCAGGTGCTGAGCGACTGGAAAGGGCGGCCGATCAGCCCGACGCTGCCCGTGATCGTGGCCTTCGGCAAGTTCCGCGCCCACTTCCGGGACGACGAACTCACCCCCCTGGCCTGA
- a CDS encoding Hsp70 family protein produces the protein MAQDGTLAIDMGSTTTVVAFQAGDGTPGRLLEIPPYSCSDPAVIPSLLWFSGPGDLRPLIGRQVLEAGPSAQDSPLLWRDFKRRIGAASEDRPGAPGPLSAERVGGLLLERIWKRLPGELQPRRLVLTAPIDSYRRYRQWLQQATADLPVEEIALVDEPTAAAIGAGLPPGSRVLVVDLGGGTIDLSLVALEGGEGKAAPIAQLLRFGGLRLDDSRQALRCARVVGKAGLALGGRDIDRWIAAALVPEASPSGSLLEAAEQLKCALSSAPEAVVTWLPGAAAAPRALRLERRDLEALLRERGLLSALDQLLDAVLAAGRAEGLDLDQIDAVLPVGGSSRIPLIRQWLSERCPAVPLRDERPIEAVALGALALTPGVQVKDVLARGVSLRCWDRRSFEHRWHPLFLAGQSWPTGRPLEMVLACSRDGQAELELALGEPRNDQRAEVVFIDGLPQLRSRPAGPPAVEPWAGPSLQLALDPPGRQGVDRLRLRFSIDAAGRLVLESEDLITGERSSAMALGAVR, from the coding sequence ATGGCCCAGGACGGCACCCTGGCGATCGACATGGGCAGCACCACCACCGTGGTGGCCTTCCAGGCCGGGGACGGAACCCCGGGCCGGCTGCTGGAGATCCCCCCCTACAGCTGCAGTGATCCGGCGGTGATCCCCAGCCTGCTCTGGTTCAGCGGGCCCGGGGACCTCCGCCCCCTGATCGGCCGCCAGGTGCTTGAAGCCGGCCCCAGCGCCCAGGACAGCCCCCTGCTGTGGAGGGATTTCAAGCGGCGCATCGGTGCCGCCAGCGAGGACCGGCCTGGAGCGCCAGGGCCCCTGTCAGCGGAGCGGGTCGGGGGGCTGCTGCTGGAGCGAATCTGGAAGCGGCTCCCTGGGGAACTGCAGCCCCGGCGCCTGGTGCTCACCGCCCCGATCGACAGCTACCGCCGCTACCGCCAGTGGTTGCAGCAGGCCACCGCCGACCTGCCGGTGGAGGAGATCGCATTGGTGGACGAACCCACGGCGGCGGCCATCGGCGCCGGGCTGCCCCCCGGCAGCCGCGTGCTGGTGGTTGACCTGGGGGGGGGCACGATCGATCTGTCGCTGGTGGCCCTGGAGGGGGGGGAGGGCAAGGCGGCACCGATCGCGCAGCTGTTGCGCTTCGGAGGCCTGCGCCTCGATGACAGCCGCCAAGCCCTGCGCTGCGCCCGGGTCGTGGGCAAGGCCGGCCTGGCCTTGGGGGGGCGGGACATCGACCGCTGGATCGCTGCCGCGCTGGTGCCGGAGGCCTCCCCCAGCGGCAGCCTGTTGGAGGCGGCCGAACAACTCAAATGCGCCCTCTCGAGCGCCCCCGAGGCCGTGGTGACCTGGCTGCCGGGGGCGGCGGCGGCGCCCAGGGCCCTGAGGCTGGAGCGCCGTGACCTCGAAGCCCTGCTGCGGGAGCGGGGCCTGCTGAGCGCCCTCGATCAGCTGCTGGACGCCGTGCTGGCGGCTGGACGGGCGGAGGGCCTGGATCTCGATCAGATCGACGCGGTGCTGCCCGTGGGCGGCAGCAGCCGCATCCCCCTGATCCGGCAGTGGCTCAGCGAGCGTTGCCCGGCCGTGCCCCTGCGGGACGAGCGCCCGATCGAGGCCGTGGCCCTGGGGGCCCTCGCCCTGACCCCCGGCGTCCAGGTCAAAGACGTGCTGGCCCGGGGGGTCTCCCTGCGCTGCTGGGATCGGCGCAGCTTCGAGCACCGCTGGCATCCCCTCTTCCTGGCCGGCCAGAGCTGGCCCACGGGCCGGCCGCTGGAGATGGTTCTGGCCTGCAGCCGCGATGGGCAGGCGGAACTGGAGCTCGCCCTGGGGGAGCCCCGCAACGATCAACGCGCTGAGGTGGTGTTCATCGACGGTCTGCCCCAGTTGCGCAGCCGGCCAGCGGGGCCCCCCGCCGTGGAGCCCTGGGCCGGCCCCAGCCTGCAGCTGGCGCTGGATCCGCCGGGCCGGCAGGGGGTCGACCGCTTGCGGCTGCGCTTCAGCATCGACGCGGCGGGCCGGTTGGTGCTCGAAAGCGAAGACCTGATCACCGGTGAGCGCTCATCGGCCATGGCCCTCGGCGCGGTGCGCTGA
- a CDS encoding DNA-directed RNA polymerase subunit omega, translated as MFIGSDVSPKELAQRAESLIRQSSNRYLTTVKIAFRAKQRRFDDFDGLLEDSMIKPVQRAIVELSDEQDQPDLLPG; from the coding sequence ATGTTCATCGGCAGCGATGTAAGCCCCAAGGAGCTGGCCCAGCGGGCCGAGAGCCTGATCCGTCAGTCGAGCAACCGTTACCTCACCACCGTGAAGATCGCCTTCCGAGCCAAGCAGCGCCGGTTCGATGATTTCGACGGTCTGTTGGAAGATTCGATGATCAAGCCCGTCCAGCGGGCCATCGTCGAACTCAGCGATGAGCAGGACCAGCCGGACCTGCTGCCGGGCTGA
- a CDS encoding DUF1818 family protein, with translation MDPQQWEGEGWRLGCDPGRQPFSVLIGGEGWAVELTGAEAAGLRQALGCLVAQHSDLTGQLMAEETIELELESGPWWLVLAGDRHSWRLRIVLTPESGQRALEVSWGLGASAAFARALEQLPQALDRQPELGLGAAP, from the coding sequence TTGGACCCCCAGCAATGGGAAGGAGAGGGCTGGCGCCTGGGATGTGATCCCGGGCGCCAGCCCTTTTCCGTGCTGATCGGAGGCGAGGGCTGGGCCGTGGAGCTCACGGGCGCCGAGGCGGCGGGGCTGCGCCAGGCCCTGGGGTGCCTGGTGGCCCAGCACAGCGACCTGACAGGACAGCTGATGGCGGAGGAGACGATCGAACTGGAGCTGGAGAGCGGCCCCTGGTGGCTGGTGCTGGCGGGGGATCGCCACAGTTGGCGGCTGCGGATCGTGCTCACGCCCGAATCAGGCCAGCGGGCCCTGGAGGTCAGCTGGGGCCTGGGGGCCAGCGCCGCCTTCGCCCGCGCCCTCGAGCAGTTGCCCCAGGCCCTCGATCGGCAGCCGGAGCTGGGGCTGGGCGCAGCGCCCTGA
- a CDS encoding DUF2811 domain-containing protein — MSPNQLNAAVATGPWAGGLEVPSLGEDGSSEVVAADVMASMVSLRAEVPEALLMSMRGFIDAHPNWDQYRLFQAALAGFLVQNGVQSREVTRCYLANMFRR; from the coding sequence ATGTCCCCCAACCAGTTGAACGCAGCCGTGGCCACGGGGCCTTGGGCCGGTGGGTTGGAGGTCCCTTCGCTGGGGGAGGACGGGTCCTCAGAGGTGGTGGCGGCAGATGTGATGGCGTCCATGGTCAGCCTGCGGGCCGAGGTGCCCGAAGCGTTGCTGATGTCGATGCGCGGGTTCATCGACGCCCACCCCAACTGGGACCAGTACCGGCTGTTTCAGGCCGCCCTGGCGGGGTTTCTGGTGCAGAACGGGGTGCAGAGCCGGGAGGTGACCCGTTGCTACCTGGCCAACATGTTCCGCCGCTGA
- a CDS encoding EVE domain-containing protein → MAFWLMKSEPDVYGLAHLEQEGTTLWDGIRNYQARNFMRTMAVGDRAFFYHSNTQPPGIVGLMEVIETQLVDPSQFDAGSKYFDPASKPEAPRWDCVRLRYERSFKRLVSLDELRENFSVEELAVVRRGNRLSILPVPQAAAERIFALLGEPA, encoded by the coding sequence ATGGCCTTCTGGCTGATGAAGAGCGAACCGGATGTCTACGGCCTCGCCCATCTGGAGCAGGAAGGCACCACCCTCTGGGATGGAATCCGCAACTACCAGGCCCGAAACTTCATGCGCACCATGGCAGTGGGCGATCGGGCGTTTTTTTACCACTCCAACACCCAACCGCCAGGGATCGTCGGCTTGATGGAGGTGATCGAGACCCAGCTGGTGGACCCCAGCCAGTTCGATGCGGGCTCGAAGTACTTCGATCCGGCTTCCAAACCCGAGGCCCCTCGCTGGGACTGCGTGCGCCTGCGCTACGAGCGCAGCTTCAAACGGCTTGTGAGCCTCGATGAGCTGAGGGAAAACTTCAGTGTCGAGGAGCTGGCTGTGGTGCGTCGGGGCAACCGGCTTTCGATCCTGCCGGTGCCCCAGGCCGCGGCGGAGCGGATCTTCGCGCTGTTGGGGGAGCCCGCCTGA
- the murD gene encoding UDP-N-acetylmuramoyl-L-alanine--D-glutamate ligase, producing the protein MITADLPFTVVIGLARSGIGAARLLSATGERVRLIESKGADEQQRLAAELEAEGIQVCLNTPLAIEAFHWPGGRAVKVVVSPGIRWDHPTLVELRQSGVEVIGEMAVAWGAALSTVPWIGITGTNGKTTVTHLVSHLLGTAGLDAPMCGNVGRSAAELALQRRSEGLPQPDWLVVELSSYQIEAAACLRPRIGLWTTLTPDHLERHGSLEAYRAIKRSLLERSALRLLNGDDPDLAERAASWDDTPNVRWITAGPRGGLPAGLDPLLWIEDDQVTAACGPLFPAEALTMPGAHNRQNMLMATAVGLELGLSPEQMEQAFRSFPGVPHRLEFLRELDGISYFNDSKATNFDAAEVAVKALAKPVVVLAGGEPKQGDASGWIEQLKRHAPAVVLYGAAAQPFETLLAGHGYGGEVLRLEGLGEAVPGAQALAERLGASAVLLSPACASFDQYSDFEARGEHFRHLVSGL; encoded by the coding sequence ATGATCACGGCGGATCTACCTTTCACCGTCGTGATTGGCCTGGCACGCTCTGGCATTGGCGCCGCCCGCCTGCTCTCCGCAACCGGCGAAAGGGTGCGGCTGATCGAATCGAAAGGCGCTGACGAGCAGCAGCGCCTGGCCGCCGAACTGGAGGCCGAAGGAATTCAGGTGTGCCTGAACACCCCCCTGGCGATCGAGGCGTTCCACTGGCCGGGGGGACGGGCGGTCAAGGTGGTCGTCAGCCCGGGCATCCGCTGGGACCACCCCACCCTGGTGGAGCTGCGCCAGTCGGGGGTGGAGGTGATTGGCGAGATGGCGGTGGCCTGGGGGGCTGCCCTCTCCACGGTGCCCTGGATCGGCATCACCGGCACCAACGGCAAGACCACCGTCACCCATCTGGTGAGCCATCTGCTGGGGACCGCCGGGCTGGATGCGCCGATGTGCGGCAACGTCGGCCGCTCGGCCGCCGAGTTGGCCCTGCAGCGCCGCTCCGAGGGGCTACCCCAGCCTGATTGGCTGGTGGTGGAACTGAGCAGTTACCAGATCGAGGCGGCGGCCTGCCTCCGCCCGCGCATCGGTCTCTGGACCACCCTTACCCCCGACCACCTGGAGCGCCACGGCAGCCTGGAGGCCTACCGCGCCATCAAGCGCTCCCTGCTGGAGCGCTCCGCCCTGCGCCTGCTCAACGGCGATGACCCCGACCTGGCCGAGCGGGCTGCCAGCTGGGACGACACCCCCAACGTTCGCTGGATCACGGCGGGACCGCGCGGGGGTCTGCCGGCAGGTCTCGATCCGCTGCTCTGGATCGAGGACGACCAGGTCACGGCCGCCTGCGGGCCCCTCTTTCCCGCCGAAGCCCTGACGATGCCGGGAGCCCACAACCGTCAGAACATGCTGATGGCGACCGCCGTCGGACTGGAGCTGGGCCTCTCGCCCGAGCAGATGGAGCAGGCCTTCCGCTCCTTCCCCGGGGTGCCGCACCGCCTGGAGTTCCTCCGGGAGCTCGATGGCATCAGCTACTTCAACGACAGCAAGGCCACCAACTTCGATGCCGCCGAGGTGGCCGTCAAAGCCCTGGCCAAGCCCGTGGTGGTTCTTGCCGGCGGGGAGCCGAAGCAGGGTGATGCCAGCGGCTGGATCGAGCAGCTCAAGCGCCATGCCCCCGCCGTGGTGCTCTACGGCGCAGCCGCCCAGCCTTTTGAGACGTTGCTGGCCGGCCACGGCTATGGGGGCGAGGTGCTGAGGCTCGAGGGCCTTGGCGAGGCGGTGCCAGGGGCTCAGGCCCTGGCCGAACGCCTGGGCGCCTCGGCGGTGCTGCTCTCACCGGCCTGCGCCAGCTTCGATCAGTACAGCGATTTTGAGGCCCGCGGCGAGCATTTCCGCCACCTGGTCTCAGGCCTCTGA
- a CDS encoding photosystem II S4 domain protein → MLPRQSLLDGSRAPTDLGALIDQAEEALRTWQPRWSPFVAAAVAEEAEERLGQLTELTVTARGGWPQAERSRLCFSRRTGEGEEAGPPAGEAEAPAPITALELAGNFLFDPADASDFRNALLAAGAEPGDLGDLWVRGDRGAQLLATPELAERLLEQQNQGPLLVRTVPVQIERLSLEQLQFPSRRAPRRLSSVEASCRLDAVASAGFGLSRSRMVALIRAGAVRLNWAAVSSPSRELVAGDRIQLDNRGELTIEAVEPTKRERWRLVMLRR, encoded by the coding sequence ATGCTGCCCCGCCAGAGCCTGCTGGACGGGAGCCGTGCGCCCACTGACCTGGGCGCCTTGATCGACCAGGCCGAGGAGGCCCTGCGCACCTGGCAGCCCCGCTGGAGCCCGTTCGTGGCGGCGGCCGTGGCCGAGGAGGCCGAAGAGCGCCTGGGGCAGCTCACTGAACTGACCGTGACGGCCCGTGGCGGCTGGCCCCAGGCCGAACGGAGTCGCCTCTGCTTCAGCCGCCGCACGGGCGAGGGGGAGGAGGCCGGGCCGCCCGCGGGCGAAGCCGAGGCACCGGCCCCGATCACCGCCCTGGAACTGGCCGGCAATTTTCTGTTCGATCCCGCCGATGCCAGCGATTTCCGCAACGCCCTGCTGGCCGCGGGCGCTGAGCCAGGCGACCTAGGGGACCTCTGGGTGCGCGGCGACCGGGGCGCCCAGCTGCTGGCCACCCCGGAGCTGGCCGAGCGCCTGCTGGAGCAACAGAACCAGGGCCCGCTGCTGGTGCGAACGGTGCCAGTGCAGATCGAACGTCTGAGCCTGGAGCAGTTGCAATTCCCCAGCCGACGGGCACCCCGGCGGCTCAGCAGCGTGGAGGCCTCCTGCCGGCTCGATGCGGTGGCCTCGGCCGGGTTCGGGCTTTCGCGCAGCCGCATGGTCGCGCTGATCCGCGCCGGGGCGGTGCGCCTCAACTGGGCGGCGGTGAGCAGCCCCAGCCGGGAGCTGGTGGCGGGAGATCGCATCCAGCTGGACAACCGGGGCGAGCTGACGATCGAGGCGGTGGAGCCCACCAAACGGGAGCGCTGGCGGCTGGTGATGCTGCGCCGCTGA